The Takifugu flavidus isolate HTHZ2018 chromosome 16, ASM371156v2, whole genome shotgun sequence genome contains the following window.
TAATCTGCAGCCGCTGgctacaggacacacacacacacacacacacacacacacacacacacacacacacacttcctctcatCTGACTGATATAAACATTGGTTCACAAGGGTCTTTTTTTACTCTGTCTGGGCAGGAGCAACAAGtcggggtcgggggggggggggggtcagcatcTTCAAGGTCAAGGAGAGTGCGAGCGTGGTTCAGAAGATGATGAAATTACATCCTCGCCACCGTGGCGGAGTGTTGCCATTTACCCTAACGAAGCAACACAACCGCCGCACAAAGGTAGCTGCGCGTATGTTTGGTTAACTTTGCCTTGATTTTATGACAGCACGCGGAAGAACAATTAGACCGGAACCGACAGACAACGTGGGCCGTAAACGTTTCACAGCGCTGAGGAAACGCAGGGGTCCAAGTAAGGTGCCGCCACGCCGGGCTCTAAGGGGACACacggtggagcaggagcagatccTGCCGTCCCACCTGCGAAGCTTTCTGAGCTTCGGAGTCAGCCGCAGTCAACAGGTGGTTATTTCAATGGAACTGTGCCGGTGTCAGGACACAGCTAGCTGCCACGGGGGCGACACGGAGGACTGGGGGGGGTAACTGGACgagctgcaggacaaagagaAGCACGGCGCGACGATGTCCGCTTGCAGTGATTACACATTTGTGAGCATGTATTGAAGCATATATTTGATATTTAACTTCTCCATAAAGCTGCTCCCTCCTGGCTGAACAGGAGAAGCAACAATGATATAAAAGATTGAAACGGCCAAAAAGGTCCTGAAAGCAGAACGTGTGTAAAGCTGGAGAGGAACCTGAATAATACACCGGATCTCCTTTAGCCTGAGCGGGCCCAGGTTAAATGGGCCTCATCTAAGTGGTTGTAGCACAGCAGAGGGGACACGGGACACCAGGCTGCCTGCGTGGGTCTCCggtccagaaggtccctacAGGACAGTGggggagcagcagaacctgtcTGGGGCGGCGCTGGCTGCAGGACGCACCCGGCCCCAGAAGTGGGGCTCAGGTATCCCGGGAGCTGGCTAAACCAGTTCTAGTGAGGTCTTTACGACACCCGGGACAGAGGGAGCCATGGAAacggtgggggcggggctacgtCTCCCACTGTACAGTTTTACGCAACATGAAGCATTTTGCTGACTTCCTGTTAGTCGTGTAAACGATGGCGCAACAGTCATGTGATCCTCCACGTCACGCCCGGGTCTTCCTGTGTTTTGTGGTCAACtctgagaggggggaaaaatcttGCCGAAATCGGAAAAGTCGGGAAGTGGGCGATTTAAAGATGCTTGAATCTCCAGAGGACTCGAAGCTCGGGCTGGTTTCTTCCTCACTGCCCAAGAATGCTGAGTCATTCCTTCTGCTTCCTGGCCGCCCTCCTATCCGGGGTCACCGCGCCAGCATTCCAGTGTCGCCGCTCCCTGAGAATGTGGAATATCGCAGCGTTTTTACTTCCTGCCACACGTCGATCGGCCTCGATTTTATTTCGCCAACAGTTGCGGTCAGAGGAAGCATCATTTGAGCGACGCtcagaacttttatttttttaaaacctatCTGACGACACCAACGCCGCCGCCCCGACTTTAATTATTTCTTAATATTGACATTTCTAATTAAGCGGCGTAATTGGAAAAAAGCCCGCGCGCGGCGGCAATCGTTTAATCGGCCAccgggaaaaaaataaaataaaaaagaggatacaaattattaatgattttttttaattggcgCCCGGCCGCCGCGTCCTCCCCGGAACGACATGATGACAAACACAAGTGCCGTGTCAGCGCTTTCCTTCATCCCCGCACCTCAATCACCGCTAATCCATTCCACCGCAGCTCGCCACGCTGCGGCAAATTAAAGCCCCATTTCATTTCGCGCCTTCATTAATGCATCACGTTTCCAAGGTTACAATCGTCTCCCGACGCTGGGACAAACacaggcggtgtgtgtgtgtgtgtgtgtgtgtgtgtgtgtgtgttggggggggtggggagtcGTGGATGGAGCTGGCAGGCAAAACAAGCCCTCGTCTGCACATTTTCACcacaaaaacttttttttttaaaaggtgctGTTAATTCAAACGGAATGGCGGCTGCTGGCGCCGCGCTCCTATTGGCTGACAGGAGAAGGCGGCTGTAGCTACAGTCTCCTCGGTGGTGACGTGACCGAACCGGTGCAGCAGGGCGCCTCTGCTGGGCGGCTTCATAACCACAgtacacagaccccccccccccccccccccccctccccctcagagGTGCTCCAGCAGTGTGTTGACACTAAATATTTGCTTCTTTgcgtcgtcccccccccccccccaacacagcagagagaaggagaatgTGGCGGCTGGATACGGGGGCCGTGATGAGGCCTCAGACTCGCCTCTTTCGCATGCAAATCATATCTGAATTCCTCATTAGCATAAATGCATGAGCAACTTTAAACGCTTTTAATTTTCAATCTCGCCGTGCAGAGGAGTAATTTGTCACTGTCAGGATGGGAGACTAAAGGGGGGGCCAGAGGGAGGCGAGGACTTCACACTAAACAGGAATCACAGAAAAATTTGCGATTTGCTAATTGACTGATGTGCAGTTCAGTCGCCTCGAAGGTGTAAATAATTCTGCGTGGATTCAAATGGCAGGAGCGCGAGGGTGCGGGCGGACGCGGAAAAGAACATTACATGATGCCGTTCCCCGggcgatgccccccccccctccacggTTCTAATTTGCAGCCTTTTACACCGGCGCTCTGCTTCTTTAGAGGAGAGCAACTCCACCACAGAGCCACCGATAATCAACTGGAAATGAAAGCAGAATGCcactcttgttgttgttgatgtcgttgttgttgttgctcgcTCAAGGCCCCGAAAACTGCTTATCAGGATGCGTTTTAAATTATTCCCAAATCTCCAACCGTTTTAAATGTAAGATCGACTTAGTTGAAAGTCTGAAGACGCTCGCACAGACCTGGCTGGCTAAATTTAGCTGCAGGTGGAAAATATATTAACAAGCTCCCCATTTGAAGGACCAAAAGCAATTATGCAAACATAATTAGTATTCCGTGAGACATGACGGGACGACTGGAACTCGCTGTTTACTTCTGGAGGCCCCATCAGACCGACTGGCAGTTATTATGGGGAGGCCTGTTCAACAGCTGCTCACAACTGGATTTGCTCCCGTCGCCGGCCGGACAATCACGTCAGCCCTGTCTTGTGTTTAAGACTCAACCACGCGAAGACGTCGCTCAGCAAATGCGACACTTTCGTCAAGTTCCACATTGAAATATTGAGACAACTGCCGTTTCAAAGTGGGGGGGACATGTAATATTAAAAAGGTAACTGAATATTTAAGGGGGTGAATTggttttgaattaaaataattactGTATTAGCACCCCGTCTGTTTTAGAATCCCTGTTCAGTGGACATACTGGAACAGTGATATTGCTCATTAATATTACTTATTAAAAGTAGCCAAATTCCACCATCTCAACACCCCCGCAACCACAAACCTCTGGACTGGAATCCTGTCTCATGTCTCATGTCTGTGGGTTGGGAAACAGTCAAAAACTGCAGCTGCGCTTCAAAGGTTCAACTAATATATTCAAATAACTGCAAAGCAAAAATTAAAGCTCACTAAAACGACTTGGGTATAAAAACTATTTAGGATTTATAATAGAAAAATCTATAATAAAATAATGGTTTCGCAGCTATAATTTAATTACTGTGTTGACAAACACTCCAGTCCAGCTTTATTTGCAGAAACGCGCGTGCATCtagtgccccctagtggtcCAGTGTGCGCGGTTACTTTTCCAATTAAACGCCATTTAGCAAATTTTAACCAAAATTCTCAGGTCTTGTTTGTAAAACTTGTGTAACGATAATGATgactatgatgatgatgatactaATAAATTGTGGTGTTCGTTTATTCGTTCATTTATTTTTCGTGGCAGAAGAAATGTCGACCGATCAGAATGCAGAAATGATTTGAACAGGCTCGATTTTCCTTCCCTATTTTCTTAAATGTGTCGAAAAACACCGCACGACAACGCCTGAAAAAATAGATAATGATAATTTTCCGGCCAAAGTAAGGCAGGAAGTAAACTCACCATTCCAACATGTTTGTGGTCGCCTTCTTCTTGTTCTCTGCACCATTACTACATGACAGCGCTTAAATGAGGAGGCACCGCCCTCCCGTGGTTAGATGGAGTATTACACCATTTAttcaacaacagcaaaaacaacaacaataataatataggAATATGAGCCcgttataaatatatatatacggTGGGTAGTATAACAGTGTCTTTAGTGGTTAGCAGCGAGAATTTTAATGAAGAATGTCCTGTTATGGAACTGGGTGTCTTGTGTGTTTAGATTTATGGGTTGTTCTCAAACGGTTTTCATTTTACCAGGTTAGCAATGTCTCTTGTcgtgtccactaggtggcagcatcTCCCTGGCTGCAGCGCTTGAGCCACAGACGGAGTCGCCCTCAGCATCGAGACGTAAAACTGAATCAATTTCAGACACAAAATACTTTATTTGAAGCACTTAGCGCAGATGATACATATCCAATATCTGTAAAATCCATTAGCTGCTTTATTAGCCCACGCGGTACACCCTGAACAGGAAGCCATCACCTCACATCGCATCATTTACTGTCCATCACAGCAACACATTACAAAAATGCAGACGCTGGCCTGTAAAACATCCTAAACACATCCAACCCGGAACAGCATTTTGTTATTAACCTCTCCAAGAGAGAGCTTTACAGACATCACCAAACAGTTCCATCCTCGACTAAAAGAAATATCAGTTATTGCAGAAGACGCACACTGTGAAAGGTCTGAAACTCCGACACGGCTGGAAGAAGAAGTTTTAAGTTCCCAGCACTGTGACAGCGGGATATCTTGTTTGACCCGGCAGCAGCGCTGTGGGTTCTGATTTAACCTCTGACCTGCCTTGTTGTTTCCCCAGAGGTATCTTGGTTTATTGTGCTATCCAGTTTGATTTTCAGAATCGCAGAAACAGAATTTCACCCTTCTTATAAAACAACAATAGAAATGACCAAGTCCTTCGTCAGTTCATTTGTGCGACTTTGGTGGCTGACCTCAATGATTAACTTTGTGACATTAAAATTTAATGAAAAATAATTTTCATTTGCAGAATttgaacatttctttcttttaaaaaaaccccactgcAACATTTGACTTTTCAAGTGACTTCACTAATCAACTCATCTCGGTTGAATTATTTTTACAGCAATAAAGCAGAAACGTCGTCCATTTATAATGTAAAAAATTCAAATCGAGGGCTTTCTGAGCAGTTTTATCcagtttatatttaaaaatcattcGGCGTGGTTCATTTGGTTCCTTCACGAATGGCAGTAATAACGAATATGACCACGGGCGGCGTGTTTCCCCAGTCAGGAGTAACCATTACGTATCCCGGCGCCAAACATCCGAATGCATTGTCTCTCTCATTTGCATAGAACCTGCCAAATACCACCGgctggacacacaaacactcttttaaataaagcttcaagaaaaaaaaacccaaccccaaacacttggtttttttttgttccagggTCACCAGTTAGATAAGAGGCTCTAAACATCTATTCTGTCGACCAAAGTGCGGTAAACTTAACCCACACAATAACCCGGCGTGGCTGTCTTTGTGTTGCCGTCCAGTCGGACGCCGACGTTGTTGCTTTCATTCAGAATTTTAAGGCTTCACTCTGCAGACACGTAGAACTGtcatgcaaataaacacattcagCGGCGAGCAGGCGATGGGACGGTCGGATGGAGAGCTGTGACACTGGAGCTTCTAGAAGGATTTCCACTTGTTCCAGTTTATTGTgctattcacacacacacacacacacacacacacacacacacacggatcaaaACTATGTAGCTTTGTTGTCGGACCTTTCGGGCAAAGTGAGAACGAAAGGAAAAAGAAGCCCTTTGGACTCCAGCGGAGCGGCCAGAGGCTCCTCGTGGAAGTAggcgttctcctcctccaccacaaacTTCAGCGTCTTGCTCTTGTTGACGCAGTAGACGTGGTTTCCGACGACAGCGCAGCGGAACGGCGAGTGGTTCCCCGGCTTCTGCGCCGCGCAGTCCTGCCACATTTTCACGATGGTGTTGTACTTGACCACGGTGATCCCCTCCTCGCGGTTGACGTCGAAGCGGTACAGGAAGCTTTTGAACGCCACCATGTCGGAGGACCTCTTCCGGCTGTTGTTGTAGGGGCACTCCTGCCACTCGTCTCTCTTGGCGTCGTACTTGAGCAGGCGGTAGAAGAGGGAGCCCCCCGACACGTAGAGCTCGCCGCTGCAGGCGGTGGCTTCGTGGGCCACCGCGAAGGCTCCCTTGGGCAGCGGCGCCACGTTGGTCCAGCGGTCCGTGCGGGGGTCGTACTTCTCTACGGTGAACAAACACTCCCCGCCGATGGCGTACAGGTAGCCGTCCATGGACACGAGTTTTAGCTGCGCGCGAGCTTGGTTCAGGGGTTTGACTTCGGCCCAGTGGTTGGTTAGGGGGTTGTAACAGAAGACCCGGTCGGAAACCTTCCCCTTGTCCCCGTGGCCCTTAATCCCGCCTGCAACGAACAGGTAGTTGTACATTGTGCAGATGCCGCAGCCTTTGGTGTTTATGTCCTCGGGCATCGTGGTCAAAGGTCTCCAGTCGTCTTCCGCTTCGTTGAAGTAGTAGATCATGTGACTCTCCTCCAGAGAGCCCACCGACAGCGGACTCTGCGGCCGGCTCCCGCAGCGGCTGGGCGGCCGGCTCCCGACGCGGTCGAAGACGTCGTTGATCTCCGCCACCATCAGGGTCCTCCTGCCGtccatcctcttcttcaggATCAGGTCCCGCTCGGACCCCGTCAGGCGACCGTACACGGCGGGGTCTTTGAAGATCTGGAGGAAGTTGTCACTCATGAAGCCGTAGGTCGTCTCCTTGAGCTCGCTCAGCCGCTGCTTTTTGGCGATGGTCAGGACCTCGTAGCAGTTCCCCGCCGTGATCTGCGTCGACATGGAGTCCATGGCCGCCTGGACGGCGCAGGGAACCTGCAGGATCTTCGCCCCCGTGATGACGTCGACGACGTTGTCCTTGCTTACGTTCATGCGAGACGTGTAGATGTACTCGATCAGCGTGGACAAGGTCTTGTACGTCACGCCCTTCACTTTCAGGATGTTTCGGGACTGACGCGCTTTGAAGTAGTCGCTTTTCTCTGCCAGGACAGACTTGTGGGCTTTGATGGTCTGGCCCCCGACTTCGATGACCAAATCCGTCTCTGTCTTCGACGAGCCGTGTCCGCCATCTTGGCCGCCGACCTGACAATCGAGGGCGGACTGTAAAACCGATCCGACAGTGTCCGATTTTGCCCGGCTGGACGCACACGCAGAGACAAGCACGTCATTAGGCATCTTGGATCTGCCGCCATCGTGGATTTCACTACTTTGCTGTGCGCCGGCGGCGTGATTGGACGCGAGCGGAGCGTCACTTCTAGGGACGCACGAGCTTCCTCTCTGATGATCGACGTGGTTGTTCTCCATCACTCGCCCATCCAGCAGATATTCCTTCCCAAACACCAAACCCTGCTCGTCCTTCAGGAGCTCCTGGACGTAGCCTGGCCCTGAGGTACTCCGGCTTTTGTCAGGATGGGGGACGAGGTCAGAGTTCACGGCGTGGAGGATGACATCAGCCTGCACGGTGATGGACCCTGCCTGACCACGGTCGCCGTTCATCTCGATGGGTTCACAGGTGATGCAAGGTCATGCTGCATTCACGTCCGAAGTTCTGATTGGGCAACTTTCACCTACAAGGGTGAAAACAGGGAGGGGTTTTATTCAAAGAGCAGCTGAGGAAACGGTTGCAAATACGTGTGTATTCTCTAAGGGGCGCACTTCGTCtgattaaaagaagaaaacacaggAGCTGGTGCTGCTATTAGCAGCTGTGCTGTTTAATGCTCTCCAGAATAAACACGTCGCTTTCCGAGCTACATTTGCAGCTGCTGCCCGTGGATCCTATTTACAATCATCACCCCGCCTGTCTGCAGTTTGGGATAATCTAGACACCATCGGGTCCCACGATTGCGCACATGCTATTCCTCCGATGGAGACAGGAAATCTCAAATACAGTTAGAAAAATGCGGTTTTTAGACAAAACTCCCCAGTCGCATTTGGATACAAATACGTCGATACGCAAAggtccctgaacgcctcacGGATCCTCAACTGTTAGTTGTGGATCCGTGATCACCTCACCGCATAAATGTGACCTACCTGTATCCCCGATTTAATCTCTCCCCTCTGCCTCCACAAAGCTCAGATACATAAGCCGGTCGCAGTTCAGATGGACCGGTCCGGTTCTCCTCTGGACGGCTTCACCCTCCGTTTGGGCTCCGTCCACTCCCGCACTGAAAGGCTGTCCGGGAGGCGAGGCGGAGGAACGATCATTGCAGGTCGCACCTCCTCCCGAGCAGCCGTCGTAGCGGACCTTCTCCCCGGCTGGAAATGTTCATGGTTCCGCGTCTTTTCCGCCCAGAAGACGCAGCCCAGGCGCTCATCCTCGGACCTGCCCGCACACCGAGATCTggcgcgtgtttgttttttctacaGCTGACTACGCGAGGCCACGCCCATTTCGGGCGGCATTAACCTCGCGCGAGGATCCATCTGGGGTGCGCGTGCACAGGACAGTGATGCGACATTCCATCAGGCATCACCCCCGGGTACCACGAcgagggtggagggggaagcCCGCCCCAAACTACCGCTAAACCAGTAAACTACCAATAATAGTTATGATAATCGAGCTGCTCTTTATTCACAATAGTAAAACTCTTATAATGAGCcaatgtttcatttaaaataaactaaaagGAAGCATCTAAATCAGCACCCACCACTTGAGATACGGGTGCAGTGATACTGGAATAAGGCCTGAACAGGCCTGATTTGAAATAGCCCACAGGCCTCACAGTGGATGTCTTTTTTCCAGGGACCTCTACCCCCCATCCCCATGGAGATGGTGCACCTAACAACTGGTCTTCCCATTTAGAAATAGGAGAAGCACAACAggagcatcacagcagcattaaCAGATTAGAGGGCGTTCGGCTGGGAGGCTTTAATGTCAGATATTTGCAGAACAAAGACCAAAGCCAGCTGTCGCCATGGTACCAGCAGGTtcagaggcaaaaacaaaaggccTCCGGTGGCGGCACTGTATTTGAGATGAGACTTGTGCAACAGTTGGACAACTGGGAGCTGTTGATACAGTCACTTCTGTTTTATATACATTAGCTTTTCATTCGTCGGGTTATATTTGCTCTGGAGGCTACAGCAGCATCGGCCCCCGCCCatcttgaaagaaaaaaaaaagctatttttatAGGAAACTGATAACGCAGCGAAACCTGGTTGTGCAACAGAGGATGTGGGCGTCACGAGAGAAAAAGTCTTGACCCTTTGTGTTCGGCAGTGGGAGACATGAGCGCTGAAATCCCGGAAGAGCTGCATCTGACTTGGCTCCTGTGGGCCCTCAGGCAGGTTTCTAGTCCCAGCATGAGCTGATGTGCACAAGCAGAACAGAGAACTAGTTCAGCTGAAGCGAAATTGGCACGCGGATGCAGAGCGTGTAAGGGAAATTCTGatgaaaaatatataaaaagtaCAGGTGGTAAATGTGCAATAAAAgaataacaacacaacacaggGTGGCTCCAATAAAACTCCTCGTTTATGAATTCGTTATTACACAAAAGTACATAAAAACGTGACAAAAAAAAGTGGTTTaacttttcttgttttaaataTTCTTAAGTGAGCCACTGGTGTAAAAGAGTGGAAAGCCCTTTTTGAGAGAACATCTTATCCCTTTATGAGTAGAAACCTGGCCAGCCAGGTCAATAGGTCATCGAGCCGTTTGCAGCTCCTTCATCCATAAACCGGCTCCGTCCCTTTTTCTCTGCAGTGCTGCAGTAACACTGGACAGCCAGACGGCAAAAAGGAACAGAAACCTCCCCTGACCACAAAACAGACGCCGTCCCGAGGGGCGTGCGTCACATAGACGACTCTGGCTGTGAGCACGAGCGCGATCCTTTCAATACTGTCTTAAATACTGCAGTCATGAACAGCGAGGAGTGATGAGTTAGCACGTTACAGAGCAACAGCTGCTTTCAGCGGGTGAAATTAAAGACCACTCAGTGTTGTTCcaacatatttttt
Protein-coding sequences here:
- the LOC130539725 gene encoding kelch repeat and BTB domain-containing protein 11, which codes for MNGDRGQAGSITVQADVILHAVNSDLVPHPDKSRSTSGPGYVQELLKDEQGLVFGKEYLLDGRVMENNHVDHQRGSSCVPRSDAPLASNHAAGAQQSSEIHDGGRSKMPNDVLVSACASSRAKSDTVGSVLQSALDCQVGGQDGGHGSSKTETDLVIEVGGQTIKAHKSVLAEKSDYFKARQSRNILKVKGVTYKTLSTLIEYIYTSRMNVSKDNVVDVITGAKILQVPCAVQAAMDSMSTQITAGNCYEVLTIAKKQRLSELKETTYGFMSDNFLQIFKDPAVYGRLTGSERDLILKKRMDGRRTLMVAEINDVFDRVGSRPPSRCGSRPQSPLSVGSLEESHMIYYFNEAEDDWRPLTTMPEDINTKGCGICTMYNYLFVAGGIKGHGDKGKVSDRVFCYNPLTNHWAEVKPLNQARAQLKLVSMDGYLYAIGGECLFTVEKYDPRTDRWTNVAPLPKGAFAVAHEATACSGELYVSGGSLFYRLLKYDAKRDEWQECPYNNSRKRSSDMVAFKSFLYRFDVNREEGITVVKYNTIVKMWQDCAAQKPGNHSPFRCAVVGNHVYCVNKSKTLKFVVEEENAYFHEEPLAAPLESKGLLFPFVLTLPERSDNKAT